In the Oreochromis aureus strain Israel breed Guangdong linkage group 14, ZZ_aureus, whole genome shotgun sequence genome, one interval contains:
- the triap1 gene encoding TP53-regulated inhibitor of apoptosis 1, whose amino-acid sequence MNSVGEACTELKREYDTCFNRWFAEKFLKGDRSGDPCTESFRKYQRCVQAAIKEKEIPIDGVDFMGPNKDKPES is encoded by the coding sequence ATGAACAGTGTGGGGGAGGCCTGTACCGAGCTGAAGCGGGAGTACGACACCTGCTTCAACCGCTGGTTTGCCGAGAAGTTCCTGAAGGGCGACCGGAGCGGCGACCCGTGCACGGAGAGCTTCCGGAAGTACCAGCGCTGCGTGCAGGCGGCCATCAAGGAGAAGGAGATCCCCATCGACGGCGTGGACTTCATGGGGCCCAACAAGGACAAGCCTGAGAGCTGA